One Rhizobium sp. NRK18 genomic window carries:
- a CDS encoding mandelate racemase/muconate lactonizing enzyme family protein translates to MKITALRSFMSCDRDRPRVLVAIDTDEGITGWGECYNHGPDRALPPLLDYLYLQIEGQDPRRIEALVLKLMQQSRFPPGALGLAAISAIDHALWDISAKALNVPVYMLLGGNVRDRVRVYQGVYTAPEPERIRDHCIEMRESYGLTAFKLSPYRIDIHANPWGKVLRTTGDWVEKVTEACGEDVEFAFDAHAKIYESWQAVQLGDVLAQFNPLFYEEPIRPENFEAWGRLKSQLKVPLATGESLFSKFEFLRLLQVSGADIIQPDICVIGGLLEMRKIAAMAEAHYVSVAPHNPMGPLATAVNLHFAASQPNFKILEYRLPVGAAYHSDGMSGDERVGYVVDPYVPKDGYLELRPDRPGWGVEIDEEYLKTDRYVHWERKLPIRPDGSTAHC, encoded by the coding sequence ATGAAGATTACCGCTCTGCGTTCGTTCATGAGTTGCGACCGGGATCGGCCGCGCGTGCTGGTCGCCATCGACACCGACGAGGGTATCACCGGCTGGGGCGAGTGCTACAATCACGGTCCCGACCGGGCTTTGCCGCCGCTTCTCGACTACCTCTATCTGCAGATTGAGGGCCAGGATCCGAGACGGATCGAAGCCCTTGTCCTGAAGCTCATGCAGCAGAGCCGTTTTCCCCCGGGCGCTCTCGGCCTTGCGGCGATCTCGGCCATCGACCACGCGCTCTGGGATATTTCCGCAAAGGCGCTGAACGTGCCGGTCTACATGCTGCTCGGCGGCAATGTGCGCGATCGGGTGCGTGTCTATCAGGGCGTCTACACAGCGCCGGAACCCGAGCGCATCCGCGACCATTGCATCGAGATGCGCGAGAGCTACGGGCTCACCGCCTTCAAGCTGTCGCCCTACCGGATCGACATTCATGCCAACCCGTGGGGCAAGGTTCTGAGGACCACCGGCGACTGGGTCGAGAAGGTTACGGAAGCCTGCGGCGAGGATGTGGAGTTCGCCTTCGACGCCCATGCCAAGATTTACGAGTCCTGGCAGGCGGTGCAGCTTGGTGACGTGCTGGCGCAGTTCAACCCGCTGTTTTACGAGGAGCCGATCCGGCCGGAGAATTTCGAGGCGTGGGGCAGGCTCAAATCGCAGTTGAAGGTGCCTTTGGCCACGGGCGAGAGCCTGTTTTCCAAGTTCGAATTCCTGCGTCTGCTGCAGGTCTCGGGCGCCGACATCATCCAGCCGGACATCTGCGTCATCGGCGGGCTTCTCGAGATGCGCAAGATCGCGGCGATGGCCGAGGCCCATTATGTCAGCGTCGCGCCGCACAATCCGATGGGGCCGCTGGCGACGGCCGTCAACCTGCATTTCGCCGCCTCGCAGCCGAACTTCAAGATCCTCGAATATCGCCTGCCGGTCGGCGCCGCCTATCACAGCGACGGCATGAGCGGCGACGAGCGGGTCGGCTATGTCGTCGATCCCTATGTGCCGAAGGACGGCTACCTGGAGCTCAGGCCCGATCGGCCCGGCTGGGGCGTGGAGATCGACGAGGAGTATCTGAAAACCGACCGCTACGTGCATTGGGAGCGCAAGCTGCCGATCCGCCCCGACGGTTCGACCGCACATTGCTGA
- a CDS encoding alpha/beta hydrolase, with translation MAEAQETLRSRIAALIGWRDGVAATGRAIETVAMTGGGSRQSVVLSVDGRDVPGILLLPERLPCPAILYCHAHGGNYEQGADELLTGAPYLAGPYAEDLLQLGFAVLSVDTPGFGSRRGEGSESAMAKAALWRGDSLFSEMLKCQAAALGYLAARPEVDGQRIAALGISMGGALASWLGALDSRISAVADLCMLADIQELIALGVHDRHGIYLTVPGLLALADMGDVAGLIAPRPQFVGHKRGDHLTPPSARDAALAKLKAAYQAAGAESALDCFLGDGDGHKESPAMRQAALAFLKRRAAAQ, from the coding sequence ATGGCCGAGGCGCAGGAGACGTTGCGTAGCCGGATTGCGGCGCTGATCGGATGGCGGGATGGCGTGGCAGCCACCGGCCGGGCGATCGAGACCGTAGCCATGACGGGTGGTGGCAGCCGGCAATCGGTCGTTCTGTCGGTCGATGGCCGCGACGTTCCCGGCATCCTGCTTCTGCCCGAGCGCCTGCCTTGCCCGGCGATCCTTTACTGCCACGCCCATGGTGGCAACTACGAGCAGGGGGCGGACGAGCTTCTGACCGGCGCACCGTATCTTGCCGGACCCTATGCGGAGGATCTCCTCCAGCTCGGCTTTGCTGTCCTGTCCGTCGACACGCCGGGCTTCGGATCGCGGCGGGGCGAGGGAAGCGAAAGCGCCATGGCCAAGGCGGCGCTCTGGCGCGGCGACAGCCTGTTTAGCGAGATGCTGAAGTGCCAGGCGGCGGCGCTCGGCTATCTGGCGGCGCGGCCGGAGGTCGACGGGCAAAGGATTGCGGCGCTCGGCATATCGATGGGCGGAGCGCTGGCATCCTGGCTGGGCGCACTGGACAGCCGGATTTCAGCCGTTGCCGATCTCTGCATGCTTGCCGACATCCAGGAGCTGATCGCGCTTGGCGTTCATGACCGGCACGGCATCTATCTCACCGTGCCTGGCCTGCTTGCCTTGGCTGATATGGGCGATGTCGCCGGACTGATTGCGCCGCGCCCGCAGTTCGTCGGTCACAAACGGGGCGATCATCTGACGCCGCCGTCCGCCCGGGATGCGGCTCTGGCGAAACTCAAGGCGGCCTATCAGGCGGCAGGCGCCGAGAGCGCGCTCGACTGCTTTCTCGGCGATGGCGATGGCCACAAGGAAAGCCCGGCCATGCGGCAGGCGGCGCTCGCATTTTTGAAGCGGCGGGCGGCGGCACAGTGA
- a CDS encoding FadR/GntR family transcriptional regulator: MPGRKKTVEGFAKFANKGKGTLVSKIGEELRRAIQSGKFSPGEKLPSEVQLTETYGVSRTVVREAIAALRADGLVVARQGAGVFVLESSSVPFFPQQRIDQARVSSMIELLELRTAVEVEAAGLAAQRRSPAQEDRIFSCHAAVVACIEAQRPTSEEDFAFHLAIASATNNPRFPEFLSRLGTQIIPRAALQTESGDAQDMSYAKRICAEHEAIVVAISNGDEEGAREAMRRHLKGSQARYRALLRSDALSGAARTLSS; encoded by the coding sequence ATGCCGGGGAGAAAGAAGACCGTGGAAGGGTTTGCGAAGTTCGCCAACAAGGGCAAGGGCACGCTTGTCTCGAAAATTGGCGAAGAGCTGAGGCGCGCCATACAGTCCGGAAAATTCTCGCCCGGCGAAAAGCTGCCGAGCGAAGTGCAACTGACCGAGACCTATGGCGTCAGCCGCACCGTGGTGCGCGAGGCGATCGCAGCCTTGCGGGCGGACGGCCTTGTCGTAGCAAGACAGGGGGCCGGCGTCTTCGTTCTGGAATCCTCGTCCGTGCCATTTTTCCCGCAACAGCGCATCGACCAGGCGCGCGTCTCCTCGATGATCGAGCTTCTGGAACTGCGCACGGCCGTCGAGGTCGAGGCGGCAGGTCTTGCCGCCCAGCGCCGGTCTCCCGCGCAGGAAGACCGCATCTTCAGCTGTCACGCCGCTGTGGTCGCCTGCATCGAGGCGCAACGGCCAACCTCGGAAGAAGACTTCGCCTTCCACCTGGCGATCGCGAGCGCCACGAACAATCCGCGCTTCCCGGAATTCCTGTCGCGGCTCGGCACGCAGATCATTCCGCGCGCCGCACTGCAGACCGAGAGCGGCGATGCGCAGGACATGAGTTATGCCAAGCGGATCTGCGCCGAGCACGAGGCGATCGTGGTGGCGATTTCCAACGGCGACGAGGAGGGCGCGCGCGAGGCGATGCGCCGGCACCTGAAAGGCAGCCAGGCCCGCTACCGCGCCCTGTTGCGCTCTGATGCGCTCTCGGGTGCCGCGCGGACGCTGTCGTCCTGA
- a CDS encoding AGE family epimerase/isomerase encodes MGQIAEANPEKWKDRPYHRRWLMGQADNLFNFFEGAIINPKGGFFELNLDGSVPKADNPVRGIHVTCRMIHCFAIAHLLGRPGAWDIVDHGMTFLWNRHRDTEHGGYFWRVDDNGPVDASKQGYGHAFVLLAASSAKAVGHPLADELLADITAVINNRFWEDAHGAIAEEFERDWSAKDGGTYRGQNCNMHLTEALMAAFEVTGERDYLAKAERIADLIINRKAAELSFRVPEHFDADWTVDQDYDGDQMFRPSGSTPGHWLEWARLVLQLWTLGGRKHDWMPEAAKALFFQSMALGWDRDRGGFVYTIGWDNAVSRAFKLWWPMAEGAGAAHFLNEHAFGDFHEESYRKIWDTIARHFVDRENGGWHQQLSEDMKPEAELFPTRDDIYHALQACLIPLFPADGSLTKMIAEHGAAL; translated from the coding sequence ATGGGTCAAATTGCGGAAGCCAATCCGGAAAAGTGGAAAGACCGCCCCTATCACCGCCGCTGGCTGATGGGCCAGGCCGACAACCTGTTCAACTTCTTCGAAGGCGCGATCATCAATCCCAAGGGTGGCTTCTTCGAGCTAAACCTCGACGGCAGCGTGCCGAAAGCGGATAATCCGGTACGCGGCATCCACGTCACCTGCCGGATGATCCATTGCTTCGCGATCGCCCATCTGCTCGGCCGCCCCGGCGCCTGGGACATCGTCGACCACGGCATGACCTTCCTCTGGAACCGCCACCGCGACACCGAACACGGCGGTTATTTCTGGCGGGTCGATGACAATGGACCGGTCGACGCCTCCAAGCAGGGCTACGGCCACGCCTTCGTGCTGCTGGCCGCCTCATCCGCCAAGGCCGTCGGCCATCCGCTGGCCGACGAGTTGCTGGCTGATATCACCGCCGTCATCAACAACCGCTTCTGGGAAGACGCCCACGGCGCCATCGCCGAGGAATTCGAACGCGACTGGTCGGCCAAGGACGGCGGCACCTATCGCGGCCAGAACTGCAACATGCACCTGACGGAGGCCCTGATGGCGGCCTTCGAGGTGACCGGCGAGCGCGACTATCTCGCCAAGGCCGAGCGCATCGCCGACCTGATCATCAACCGCAAGGCTGCCGAACTCAGCTTCCGCGTTCCCGAGCATTTCGACGCGGACTGGACCGTCGACCAGGATTACGACGGCGACCAGATGTTCCGCCCGTCCGGCTCGACGCCCGGCCACTGGCTCGAATGGGCCCGCCTCGTCCTGCAGCTCTGGACACTCGGCGGCAGAAAGCACGACTGGATGCCGGAAGCCGCAAAGGCGCTGTTCTTCCAGTCCATGGCGCTCGGCTGGGACCGTGACCGCGGTGGCTTCGTCTACACCATCGGCTGGGACAATGCAGTCTCCCGCGCCTTCAAGCTCTGGTGGCCGATGGCCGAAGGCGCAGGTGCTGCGCATTTCCTCAACGAGCACGCATTCGGCGACTTCCACGAGGAGAGCTACCGCAAGATCTGGGACACCATCGCCCGCCACTTCGTCGATCGCGAGAATGGCGGCTGGCACCAGCAATTGTCGGAAGACATGAAGCCGGAAGCCGAACTCTTCCCGACCCGCGACGACATCTATCATGCGCTGCAGGCCTGCCTGATCCCGCTCTTCCCGGCCGATGGCAGCCTGACGAAGATGATCGCCGAACACGGCGCGGCACTCTGA